One Triplophysa dalaica isolate WHDGS20190420 chromosome 1, ASM1584641v1, whole genome shotgun sequence DNA segment encodes these proteins:
- the emilin2b gene encoding EMILIN-2, which translates to MKCALVGDVHICVWILNFLTFSLIYGSPSRLSLFQGNPYSGSVSRQRNKNWCAFVVHRNVSCAVLAATENVMEPHYAPCAPHHPDCAQRMMYHTRLRTIYKVGYKQVTELEWRCCPGYQGHDCTELKDAPPRPHVLEEPRQSNNGQQQSVLGPELFSGTHPWAPQGHSGPAFDPLTQTGKHPHESRRVQALEEEVERLTQTVLHLQSAMTSANANLRMELQEDASKIIENMLGNLRQPQDVKTGGTESILFPYDLRESPGADELQNQVTHLSNTINTNTNSIQDLHVRIQSIDGQLHQLTETTASNQPSSTASPDECPCQSHIDKKLSALRTELLEGMDIKLSDLKNACDYKVMSVQEHCEEQETSYLSLAELLDSKETELRKEIQDLHLLLPNTTSSPGLNNAEVQKLRDNQQILTDAIRQQNATLAQIDAQGRVLEMSVKGAEKLCLNLEEKLRGERLKEEEEQNQAFEDMINNVQRNGSDHDQRLEVLERRSHILQDELGVLAHKMNAVPVLNQSRILEGHNESVQQKAETLEVDCRRSQEQVATMTDLLNALDRRVASIEGVCGRFEPMSDSLKRIKDGLNKHVNGLWTCVRQLNSTVRTHTRDINTFKANSSRFGQDGITNMQYTGVRDGTPAVNVSMEGDLSLSQRPVMMSGEAGPPGTKLSLHAPQGTNVSITPVTGYAGAPGYPQYPAGGLSPDSVSAQIPLKMVQMASGEERAITRVSFSAGLTLLPFPGEIAIIRFNNVLLNDGGHYDPKTGMFTAPVDGRYLLSAVLTAQTGERVEASLLVANRNIQKLYTAGVGGGAGEGCVCGGSASLSLALNLKRGQRAGLVLTSGKLAISASSEILSSFSGVLLYPTVAKR; encoded by the exons atgaagtgCGCTCTTGTAGGTGACGTGCACATCTGTGTTTGGATTTTAAattttcttaccttttcatTGATTTATGGAAGCCCATCGAGGTTAAGTCTGTTCCAGGGCAATCCCTATTCAGGCTCGGTCTCACGACAGAGGAACAA AAACTGGTGCGCGTTCGTTGTGCACAGAAACGTGTCGTGCGCGGTGTTGGCGGCTACTGAAAACGTCATGGAGCCGCATTACGCGCCCTGCGCGCCGCATCATCCAGACTGTGCACAGCGGATGAT GTATCATACTCGTTTGAGGACGATATACAAAGTAGGCTACAAACAGGTGACGGAGCTGGAGTGGAGATGTTGTCCAGGGTATCAGGGTCATGACTGTACTGAACTGAAAGATGCCCCACCAAGACCTCACGTCCTGGAGGAACCACGTCAGTCCAACAACGGGCAACAACAGAGCGTGCTTG GACCAGAGCTTTTCTCTGGGACACACCCTTGGGCACCTCAAGGGCATAGCGGACCTGCTTTTGATCCCTTGACGCAGACAGGAAAGCACCCACACGAGAGTCGCCGAGTTCAGGCGTTAGAGGAAGAAGTGGAACGTCTAACTCAGACAGTCCTCCACCTCCAAAGTGCAATGACATCGGCCAATGCAAACCTGCGGATGGAGTTACAGGAAGATGCcagcaagatcattgaaaacaTGTTGGGGAACTTGCGACAACCGCAGGATGTCAAGACAGGTGGAACTGAGAGCATCCTGTTCCCGTACGACCTTCGGGAGTCACCGGGGGCAGATGAGCTCCAGAATCAAGTCACCCACCTCTCCAATACGATCAATACCAATACAAACAGCATCCAAGATCTGCACGTTCGGATCCAGAGCATTGACGGACAGCTTCATCAACTAACAGAGACGACCGCCTCAAATCAACCTTCCTCCACAGCTTCACCCGACGAGTGTCCATGCCAGTCGCACATAGATAAGAAGCTTTCCGCCCTCCGTACGGAGCTTCTCGAAGGCATGGACATCAAATTATCTGACCTGAAGAATGCGTGCGACTACAAGGTGATGTCGGTTCAGGAGCATTGCGAGGAACAAGAGACTTCATACTTGAGCTTGGCCGAGCTTCTCGACTCCAAAGAGACCGAACTCCGCAAAGAGATTCAAGACTTGCATCTTCTTCTTCCAAACACAACCTCCTCCCCGGGACTGAACAATGCTGAGGTCCAGAAGCTACGAGACAACCAGCAGATCCTGACCGATGCCATCAGGCAACAGAACGCCACCCTTGCGCAGATTGACGCGCAGGGACGTGTTCTGGAGATGAGCGTAAAAGGTGCGGAGAAACTTTGCCTTAACCTTGAGGAGAAGTTGAGAGGCGAACGACttaaagaagaggaagaacaaaaCCAAGCATTTGAAGACATGATCAATAATGTGCAACGGAACGGATCAGATCATGACCAGCGGCTGGAAGTCCTGGAGAGACGCTCGCACATCCTGCAGGATGAGTTGGGCGTACTTGCTCATAAGATGAATGCCGTCCCAGTTCTCAACCAGTCCCGAATTCTTGAGGGTCACAATGAAAGTGTGCAGCAGAAGGCCGAGACGCTGGAGGTGGATTGCAGGCGAAGCCAAGAGCAAGTGGCGACGATGACGGACTTGCTAAACGCCCTTGATAGACGCGTGGCGAGCATCGAGGGTGTTTGTGGCCGCTTCGAGCCGATGTCAGACAGTCTGAAACGGATTAAAGATGGACTCAACAAACACGTGAACGGCCTGTGGACCTGCGTCCGCCAACTTAACAGCACAGTGCGCACACATACCAGAGACATTAACACGTTCAAAGCCAACTCTTCACGATTCGGGCAGGACGGGATCACCAACATGCAATATACAG GTGTTCGTGATGGTACACCAGCTGTAAACGTGTCCATGGAAGGAGACCTTTCACTCTCACAGCGGCCCGTGATGATGTCAGGGGAGGCGGGGCCTCCTGGAACCAAACTCTCATTGCACGCCCCTCAGGGCACCAATGTGAGCATCACACCCGTTACAGGCTACGCCGGAGCTCCTG GTTACCCACAGTATCCTGCGGGTGGGCTCAGTCCCGATTCTGTGTCCG CACAGATTCCATTAAAGATGGTTCAAATGGCCTCAG gtgaAGAGCGAGCGATTACACGCGTGTCGTTTTCGGCCGGTCTAACGCTTCTGCCGTTTCCTGGTGAAATTGCCATCATACGATTTAACAACGTTCTCTTAAATGATGGAGGACATTACGACCCGAAAACAG GCATGTTCACAGCACCAGTGGATGGACGGTACCTGCTCAGCGCCGTTCTGACAGCACAGACTGGAGAGCGAGTGGAAGCCTCTCTCTTAGTAGCCAACCGCAACATCCAGAAGCTCTACACCGCTGGAGTGGGGGGCGGAGCCGGTGAGGGGTGTGTCTGTGGAGGGTCCGCCTCTCTGAGTCTTGCTCTTAATCTGAAGCGAGGTCAGAGGGCGGGGCTTGTGCTGACCTCTGGGAAGCTGGCGATATCTGCGTCCAgtgaaattctgtcttcattcagTGGGGTGTTGCTTTACCCAACAGTGGCCAAACGATAG